The genomic stretch GAGGAGCAGCAAGAGAGGATGCGACGGTATTTGGTGCTTGAACAAGCTGGCGGACCCGTCCGCAGGTACTGCCCGTAAAGCAGGATCCACCGGTCACCTGAGCACCAAAGGCGTTTAGATTAGCTGCACCTGACCAGCGCATGCCCAAACCTTGTCCCATATGGCGAAGGATGGCCATGTTGGCAGACATCAGATTGTCGATCATATGTTGACGTTGCTGGTTGATCTTAATGCCTTCATTGGTTTGAATGATGAGACCACCGACACTGACAAAGATCACCGAGGCGACGACCATGGTGATCATCAATTCAGGAAGGGTATAGCCCTTCTCATCTAGGTGAAAATAGGATTTGCAATTACCAATCCCCAAAGGAAATCCTCCCGTTCCAACTCTAGGATCAAGAATACCATCACTAGCCAATCAGAACCCAGTCGGGTGGTATCCATGTCTCTTGTTTAGACATAATTTCTGCCGACCCCATGTCGATCTTCACAATTCCTTATCGGCCCGATAAACAAATCATTGCAGTCGGTTTTCGTTTGTTGGAATTCTCAATGTGAGACGTAATCCCTTAGAAATTGTCGTTACAGCCTGAGACGCGGATAATTTTTTAGTGTTGTGATGGGTCATTTATGCCGATGATAGTAACAGGTAGAAAGTACTTAATTTTGGGTACTTGTTTGACGTTACCTGGACTTAATAACTTGGGGTAGTGAACTTGTCGCGTTGGGCACCAGGTTCGAACAATAGCAGAGGTTTCTCTCTGCCTGAGGTGATGGTATCGATTGCGATCATTGGCGTGACCGCATTGGGTATCTCTCGCCTTTTTATCAGCGGAGCCGCCGGCACCAAAGCCATGAACCAATCCAGTGCTTGTGTGAACCACCTAAACTCGGTGATCAATCGCATCCGTGCTCTCGGAACGCGGGTAAATATTGGTGACTTTATTCCGCCGGCCGGTAGTTCTCCTGTCAATCGTTGGGCGGTTGTTGGTGGAACGATCCAGGTGGAGCAGGATGCGGCGACTATTGATCCTGCCCATCGCTATCCGCCTTCTACGGCCTATAACATTACCAACGTTCCTGCGGGGCCGGCTGCACCAGTCCTTGTTCGAACACCTCATCTTATTCAAGGTATTATGGGTGGTATGCTCGCCATCTATAACAGTAGTACGGCCAATTTCTGTACCAACGTAAATGGATCCGTTTACAGTGTCGCCGGCCCAGCGCTCAGTAGTTTGTTTGCTCCGGCCTCGAACACCCAAACATTAATTAATTTGTCGACCACTGTTCGCATTCAACCCTTTGATTTGGGTTCTGGAGCGATTGTCGGCTGTCCGGCAGCACCACTGTTTATTGCACCTCGTGGTCAGCCGTCCAATATGTCTACAGCGATGACCACCGGACGAGGAGGAGGATTAGGTAATGGTCTGGACAACACCATGGCTCCTCAGGGGATCGCCTGGGCTGCCGGTGTTCGAAACGATGTGGGCTTGCTCGTGACCTTGCGAGCTAGTTATGAAGATGTCAATGGAGTGGCTTTGGGTTGTACTGCGGAAATGCGGCTTCAATATCCAGAAGACGGTGGTGTCCCCGGCGCACCCACAGTGAGCATTGAACGGAACTCTACCTGGGATGACCCTGGTATCGGCCTTCCTGCTGATCAGCGCGTTGGCGAATCTGGTGCTGGAACAGGTCCGGTGACACCCACTTCAACTGATGTCGATTGTTCGGCATTCAACACTAACACCATCCAACTTAATGTGGGATATCAGGATGCGGTCAATAACCCCAATGAGGCAGGTACAGTTCTTCTCTGTCGAGACAGATCCTACCGTCTTCTTCATCCGCGCAATGATGTGGGCTATTTTGCGGCCTGTACAAATGCGGGAGGCGCAGTGATAGCAGGTCGAGAGCAGTTTCCACCCATGGCTTACTTTTCGGGCGCCGCTCCTGGTGACCAGGGTTTGCCTCGCCCCCAATGGAACCCAGCTGTTCCATATGTTAATGGTGGATTTGTCGACGTGCCTTACCTGGATACGGCAGCCCACCCGGGGTACTTCAATCTGGCTATGTCCAACAACACCTGGACCCCTTGTGATCAAGCGCAGGTTTGTGGTGTTGCTCCCGGATTAGGTCCGGCCACTCTCGGTGCTGGCACCAAATTCTATTCTTTTACATGGACCAATTTACCTTCGGGCTGTGTGATGCAGATGGATGTTCGCTCCATGGATACAGCTGGTAACCTTTCTCCCATTTCTTCGGTGGACAATACGACAATTTCTTCTTCTGCTAACATCGTTCAGTATCCACGTTGTGGTAACTGGTGTGGTACCGGCGGTGGGTACATTGGTGGTCAGGCCGGATATTTCCGTTGCGGACCTTGTCCTTAATCTCCCTGTCTCATTTTTCGCCAAAAGTAAATATTCTGTCTCATGCTAGGAGCTTAGACAGCATTCGTGCGCTTTTGAGACAGCAAAACTGTACACTCTGTTGACGATGTATTGTTTTGAAATTCGTCGATTGTTTTGACGACCTCAATGGGTTCGACAACTTACCATTCACCAGAGCTAAAGTTCTGCGTTATGACAAAGTGAAGCCTGGCCTATTCCTTGCTCATTCCTATTGTGTACCGGGGAATTTAAGTGTCTCAAGATGAGACCGGGAATAAGAGCATGAAATTCAAGGTTTTCAAGAAATCCATTTTAATTGTCAGCATCGCCTTAATGGCTATGCCTACAGGGTTGTGGGCAGCGGTCAGAAATCCGTTTGTACTTCCTCACGAAGCAGGGATTGAGTTGGATCTGAGTGCCATCGAAAAGATCCGACCCAAAGAAGAACTGGCCCGCATTCAGACGGAACTATATATTCCCGTCAACATCGCAGCCAGTTCGGACGAGACCTACGTTGCCACCCGCATTCTCACTCATAGTGTAGGAACACTACTGGAGTCACCTGAGTTGCGCAAAACCAGCGTTGGCTATGCGGCCTACACTATCAATGAGTCCATGAACACTCAGGTAACCTTCAGGCCCGACGGTTCGGATGTGAAACACAGGGTTCGCTTTCAGGTGAAAGCTGCAGAGACCGTTGCAGCTGTGAACTATGAAGGTTATGTGAATGCAAAACTGGCCTACCGAATCGACAATAGTAATCTGGACTTCGAAATGACTAAGTCACTGGACCCGGCCACGACCCTGGTTTTTAACCACTCGGACGTGCCAGGAGAGACAAAAGATCTGTTGTCTCTGCGCTGGGTATTTTAATTCTCTTAAAATCAAACTTGCTTCCAGGAAGGAAACGGGCGCTAACAGGCCATGGATGGCCTTATCAAAATCACGCCGATGCTTCTGGCGGAGCCAGGCCCTTCTTTTTAATCTTCTCGACCAGCGTGGTTCGATTCAATCTCAGCAAGATGGCTGCCTGATTTCGGTTCCAGCCAGTCTTTTCTAAGGCCCGCAAGATGAGGGCATTTTCGAAACCATCGACCGCAGAATTGAAGTCCATTCCTGATTCGGGAATTTCAATCTTCTCCGGATTGGTTTGCACGCTGCCACGGCTTTGGTACTTTATGGGCAAGTCGCTCAGGCCCACAATGCCCTCGCCCTTCAGAATCGTTAGGCGTTCGACCAAGTTCTCCAACTCACGGATGTTTCCCGGCCAGGGATAGGAGTAAAGCACTTCCATGGCCTCGGGAGCCATTCCAGAGAGTTTTCTCTCTCTGCCTTTATTGAATTGCTCCATGAAATGGTGGACTAGGAGTGGAATATCGGAGCGGCGCTCACGAAGAGAGGGGATGCCAATAGGGATCACATTGAGCCGATAGTAAAGGTCCTCGCGAAAGCGTCCTTCCTCCACCGCCTTTTCCAAATTAGCATTAGTAGCCGCCACGACTCGCACGTTGGCGGTGATGGTCTTTGTGCTTCCCACTGGCTCAAAAGTTCTCTCTTGTAGCACGCGCAGGAGCTTTACCTGCAGGTTGGCACTCATATCGCCAATCTCATCCAGAAACAGAGTCCCGCCCTCGGCCATTTCAAATCGTCCTATGCGATTGGCGATAGCTCCCGTGAAGGCTCCTTTGACGTGACCAAAAAGCTCACTCTCCAAAAGCTCGCTGGGGATAGCTCCGCAATTAATTGGGATAAATGGCTTGGTGGCCCGAGGTGAGTTGAAATGAATGGCCTTCGCTACCAATTCCTTTCCGGTTCCACTTTCTCCAGTTATGAGAACCGTGGAGTCGGACTCGGCTACTCTTTCGATGAGATTGAGGACCGAAAGTATCTCGTCACTTTGACCAATGATATTGTCGAATCGGTATTTCTTGTGCAGGGCGGACTTAAGTTGATGGTTCTCCGCCTCAAGCTCCTTGTGTTGAAGGGCCTTATCGATCAGCGAGAGAATTTCATCCAGATTAAAGGGCTTGCTGACAAAGTGGTAGGCGCCCTTTTGGGTCGCCTCCACGGCAAGTTCAATAGTTCCAAAG from Pseudobdellovibrionaceae bacterium encodes the following:
- a CDS encoding sigma-54-dependent Fis family transcriptional regulator, encoding MQARRILIVDDETSLRTALFRALDRRGYQVITASSCSEAESFSQSDTPLDLALVDLRLPDGDGIELMTKLQMYQPQLQVIILTGFGTIELAVEATQKGAYHFVSKPFNLDEILSLIDKALQHKELEAENHQLKSALHKKYRFDNIIGQSDEILSVLNLIERVAESDSTVLITGESGTGKELVAKAIHFNSPRATKPFIPINCGAIPSELLESELFGHVKGAFTGAIANRIGRFEMAEGGTLFLDEIGDMSANLQVKLLRVLQERTFEPVGSTKTITANVRVVAATNANLEKAVEEGRFREDLYYRLNVIPIGIPSLRERRSDIPLLVHHFMEQFNKGRERKLSGMAPEAMEVLYSYPWPGNIRELENLVERLTILKGEGIVGLSDLPIKYQSRGSVQTNPEKIEIPESGMDFNSAVDGFENALILRALEKTGWNRNQAAILLRLNRTTLVEKIKKKGLAPPEASA